In the genome of Oscarella lobularis chromosome 1, ooOscLobu1.1, whole genome shotgun sequence, one region contains:
- the LOC136196352 gene encoding uncharacterized protein, with protein sequence MSSPCPSSRMGHGAAVVNDEMLLWGGVSVEESTGAEYFCSPDVIECFDLLTRQWNQWQATANSPSDMPHPSLQIDREDLVYDEDYDFVGEGAFSDVYQATLKKDGEEKSVAVKVFCNIRRKSDKELFMKEASIPFSRAVSPLQKMSSACPSSRNGHVAAVVNEEMLLWGGMAVRESTGDIYMCSHDLIECFNLLTSRWNQRRAASNSPSDLPHPCANARIGIVQNQDIYQFGGVYKLFNGRDLFSSDIHELDGLTLEWQRIHLNDQSTPSGRSQHGLCVLGKKGDEHLVIMGGLGTKIVSPIPDGSQIIPHPDNPDVGLSNEVWLFSIQKRNWIPAQCTGKKPHPRSAHSFTTIDIDRAILIGGSNFKGVLNDAFLFVFSSLEWIEMKLDHHLVPRFSHSTVVVNIPTLGGPVAFVIWGYGEDDFPLSLAQMILIDFQKCKMVSISDEPIPTGEHSVCSIVKRDLLFILRYGGSPYKSTEITPEALLDILKYDLKIVCEKLLRHDLDESIEQETSDFDKNASLRSNSPSMNCEELSPKERELLHPTPEREEDVIVIGTTRGVLIFTQWKKFFTPVSLDKGAEITIPNTGLTLRIQPRDSGAAISTTPTTLMSLTVFTFNAKQSHGVRNRLLIISFKPR encoded by the exons ATGTCTTCTCCGTGTCCGTCATCTCGAATGGGACACGGTGCCGCAGTAGTCAATGATGAGATGCTTCTGTGGGGAGGAGTATCGGTGGAGGAATCGACGGGGGCGGAGTACTTTTGCTCTCCTGATGTGATCGAGTGCTTCGATTTGTTGACAAGACAATGGAATCAATGGCAAGCAACAGCAAACAGCCCATCCGACATGCCTCATCcgtctcttcaaatcgaccGAGAGGATCTCGTCTATGATGAGGACTACGATTTCGTTGGGGAAGGTGCCTTCAGCGATGTATACCAAGCGACGCTGAAAAAAGacggagaagagaagagcgtcgccgtcaaagtttTTTGCAATATACGTAGAAAATCAGATAA AGAATTATTCATGAAGGAGGCATCGATTCCTTTCTCTCGAGccgtttctcctcttcaaaaAATGTCATCCGCGTGCCCGTCATCTCGAAATGGACatgtcgccgccgtcgtcaacgagGAAATGCTTCTCTGGGGAGGAATGGCGGTTagagaatcgacgggagACATCTACATGTGCTCTCACGATCTGATTGAATGCTTCAATCTGTTGACAAGTCGATGGAATCAACGACGAGCAGCATCGAACAGCCCATCCGACCTTCCTCATCCGTGTGCCAACGCACGAATCGGCATCGTCCAAAATCAggacatttatcaatttggtggTGTCTACAAATTGTTTAATGGCCGTGATCTCTTTTCGAGCGATATTCACGAATTGGATGGGTTAACGCTCGAATGGCAGCGAATTCATCTCAATGATCAATCCACTCCCAGTGGGAGATCGCAACATGGATTGTGCGTGTTAGGGAAGAAGGGAGACGAACATCTCGTCATCATGGGAGGATTAGGAACAAAGATTGTTTCCCCAATACCGGACGGATCTCAAATCATTCCTCATCCAGATAATCCTGATGTGGGGTTGAGCAATGAAGTTTGGTTGTTTTCCATCCAAAAGA ggaattggattccagctcaatgcacaggaaaaaaaccacATCCTCGATCCGCACATTCCTTCACTACGATTGATATTGATCGAGCAATTCTTATTGGGGGAAGTAATTTTAAGGGGGTGCTGAATGATGCCTTTCTGTTTGTATTCAGTTCACTG GAGtggattgaaatgaaattggatCATCATCTCGTTCCTCGATTCTCCCATTCGACGGTTGTTGTTAATATTCCCACATTGGGGGGGCCAGTTGCTTTTGTCATATGGGGATACGGGGAAGACGACTTTCCTCTGTCTCTGGCCCAAATGATTCTAATCGACTTTCAAAAGTGCAAAATg GTGTCAATATCTGATGAACCCATTCCAACAGGGGAACACTCAGTCTGCTCTATTGTTAAAAGAGATCTGCTGTTTATTTTGCGATATGGAGGATCGCCCTATAAATCGACTGAGATCACACCAGAGGCGCTATTAGATATTTTGAAATACg ATTTAAAGATTGTTTGTGAAAAACTTCTTCGTCACGATTTGGACGAATCGATAGAACAAGAAACTTCCGACTTTGATAAGAATGCGTCGCTTCGTTCAAACTCTCCGTCGATG AATTGCGAAGAACTGTCTCCGAAAGAACGCGAATTGCTGCATCCGACTCCCGAACGAGAGGAAGATGTGATTGTCATTGGAACGACTCGAGGCGTTCTCATTTTCACTCAATGGAAGAAATTTTTCACTCCCGTCTCGTTAGACAAAGGAGCAGAGATCACCATTCCCAATACGGGATTGACACTTCGAATTCAACCCCGCGACAGCGGTGCGGCAATTTCGACGactccgacgacgttgatgAGCCTCACCGTTTTTACGTTCAACGCTAAACAATCTCACGGAGTTCGTAACAGGCTACTAATAATTTCTTTCAAGCCAAGATAA